A genomic region of Catalinimonas niigatensis contains the following coding sequences:
- a CDS encoding sterol desaturase family protein, with translation MLQALVKDIIHTYTYPEVFVITIAYFLVLYLGFAPVFLFICKSLWKRGFLQRIVPQEVTTRQIRFEIRHSLQSVLVFGFSAIPLVGMIRQGWITLLPDTLGYVFMGLTMLTIWNEIHFFVIHRLMHLPFFMKRVHYIHHRSVTPTVYSVYSFHWLEAFLLSTVPLTIVPWIPFSPLAIFLYPLVSILLNFCGHCNYRFGNGTGAGWKILSTRHAEHHCKGRKNYGFASHLLDYLYNLNTAKAKSSVSKKQQQPNA, from the coding sequence ATGTTACAGGCACTGGTCAAGGATATTATCCATACCTATACTTACCCTGAGGTATTTGTCATTACCATTGCCTACTTTCTTGTATTGTACCTTGGCTTTGCGCCTGTTTTCCTGTTTATCTGTAAAAGCCTGTGGAAGAGGGGCTTCCTTCAGCGAATCGTCCCTCAGGAAGTTACAACCCGGCAGATCAGGTTCGAGATCAGACATTCTCTACAGTCTGTATTGGTATTTGGCTTTTCAGCCATTCCGCTGGTAGGGATGATTCGTCAGGGCTGGATTACGCTCTTACCAGATACCCTTGGATATGTATTTATGGGCCTTACAATGCTGACCATCTGGAATGAAATTCACTTTTTTGTCATTCATCGCCTCATGCATCTGCCCTTTTTCATGAAAAGAGTACATTACATTCACCACCGATCCGTTACGCCTACCGTGTATTCAGTCTATAGCTTTCACTGGCTGGAAGCTTTTTTGCTGAGTACCGTTCCGTTGACGATCGTGCCCTGGATACCGTTTTCTCCTCTGGCCATTTTCCTGTATCCTTTGGTAAGTATACTATTGAATTTCTGTGGACACTGTAACTACAGATTTGGCAATGGCACAGGAGCAGGCTGGAAAATACTGAGTACCCGGCATGCAGAGCACCATTGCAAAGGCAGGAAAAATTACGGTTTTGCCAGCCACCTTTTAGATTATTTGTACAACTTGAATACCGCAAAAGCCAAATCCAGCGTTTCCAAGAAGCAACAACAGCCCAATGCATAA